Genomic DNA from Porites lutea chromosome 4, jaPorLute2.1, whole genome shotgun sequence:
TAGCAATATACGTAATAAGTCGCACTGACCAATCATAGTACGTGCATTCCTTTAATTTGTAATTACTTCTTGAGTCTTACTTCTTGAGTCTTTCATATATCGATGCGCTGTCATATTATACATGAATATACATGGTACCAGAAACTCACAAAGGGGTTTCTAATGTTACTGAACGGTGTGTTTGGtctcatttttaaaatattttaatagcAGCAGCCGATTTGACGGTGTTCTTTAGAAAGTATtcgttaatttaaaaaaaaatatattattatgaTTTACAACGCGAACCTAGAACTCACTTAAGTAGCAAGATTTAAGTATCCGAATGACAAGTCCAGTGTATTGTAATTCCTTCACTTCACGAATCCTGTTGCCATGGAGTTGCAGTGCTGAACTGTAGTTCAACCAATGCAGCTAAACCAGATTTCACTTGCTTGCTCCTCTGAGGGTAAcgaattctgattggctgatatCACTTATCAACCGTATCTCTGATTTGCGGTAACCGTCTTTTCAAACAGCCTCTCGTAATTGGTTGGCATTGTCTCACACAATGTCTGCGAACGCGCTTCACAAAGAAGCGAATCATTAGCCGCAATTTAAATAAGACATGAGAATCTTTGTGAAGATAAGCAAACGTGAAGAAAATGAATGACAAAGACTTTGCAAACACGACAGTTTTGTACTACggttttaaatgaaataaatccaCAAggatttgaaaacttttttaaggCATGTTTCCGAACGCACTTGAAAATTGCGCAGAATAAACATATACTACTGCTGATTACTTTTTTGCCTGTGAAAAGCAACCGACGGAAATTGTCACGAAAATTATTTTTGTGGTATTATTAATTGTAAGTGGGATCAAAATAGGACCATTTTTCTTCGCACAAaccaaatgaaaaacaaaagaaccaCAATGTCGTATCCAAAACGACTCTATTTTGACACTACGATACAAATACAACAATTATTGCAAACCACTTATTAGCGATCAATAATTTTCTCTAACTCGTTTTTAAGGACACAACCTGCAATGGTAAACCAACTCTGTGTGCTCTTCTTTCTTTAAGCTAAAGAAAGGTCCCAATGTCTTTCCCGCAAAATTACGCATTAACAGATATTTTCAAATTAGAGATTAAGGAATATTCAAGCCGCCAATGGACACCTCGACAAAATTCGAGCAAACATGACAGCTTTTATCTTCCAAGTATTGATTCTGCCTTTGGAGATTCAGACAGTCTATCTCCTACCTCAAATAGTCCCAGTCAAGATAATGAATCACCTTCGGTACTTTCGCTGGAAGATTTCGATTATTTTCgagacaaagagaaattttccaCCGAGGTCAAGAAGGAAGACGTTTACATTCTAAGTAGCAAAGACATGCAAGATATCGAAAGCAGAGTCGATGAAAAGTTAAGAGAAGATTTCAAAAAGATATGGCAAGATGCCAAGGCGAAAGAATTGCGCATAAAAAAGAAGTTTTCCAAAATTATCGCTCACGCACGCTCGACACTGATAGAATCAAGAATTCACGCAGAGAAAGAGGCGATAAACCGGCTGGAAGAAAGAGCTGAAAACAAGCAGACAGAAATTATGAAAAAGAGGTTCGAAAGAAACCGGAAAATAGTGACAGAGAAAGACGAGAGAGAAAGCAAAGACCATAACTTTGGTGCCGGTGAGAAATGGGTAAGGGAACATTTGGAAGAAATGGCAGCCTTGAGAAAAATTCAGTCCGATTTGGATCGAGCGAAGGCACGACGAAGGAACGGAGTAGCTTCAATGAGTTtaaataaaaagggaaagttGCGGAAACTAATGCAGACTGAAATACGCAGACTACATCGAATCGATGAAATTAACCACCTTATAAAAGACTTGAACGAGCTCGGCTTAAACGAACAAGCAGCTGCACTTAGTCTAAACTTACAGTCAAAACAACAAGCGGATACATCACTTCGCGACAAGGTTAGAGAGGAAAGAGGCCGGGCAAGGACGGAGGCATTAAAAAGGAAGGAAGAGGAAGTAGAAAAATTACGGCAAGAGAGAATTTTTGAGATGACAATTCTGGAGAAAGAAGGGAAAGTGAGAGAAGAGAAGGAGAGGTACCAGAGAATGATGGCCGCTCTCGCGCGAAAGGCGCATAACCAAGAGTTAAGACGAGGGTATAATCAAACTCTGTTAACATCACGGATTTCCAGATCACATTCATTCACCTATTTTCCATCCCCATCACGAAaataaagaagttaaaaaaggtgGATACGTACTCAAACATAACTCAGTGAGACAAACGATCGCAAGATATGGTTGTTTATATCCTAGGGAGTCTTTTAAAACAACTATATAAAACGGCTGATAATCCTCATTATGAGTATCGGTAAATAAAGAAACATAGAGAATAAGGAAAATCTTCGTTGCCTATCAGTTACAGTTATCTAAAGACATTATGGATAATTGATTCTATTTTAGTAATCTCATTTTTAGAGTTTGAGTCAATTTTGTGAACTTGCATTTCTACTATATAAAAATGTGTTTGGAGGGATTTcaataaaatcaaatttctcTGTAGAGTTTTGACTGAATTGTAATAAGCATAACTGAAATCGGATAATCGACAAGAAGGATGGAAGAATTAACGAACTAGACAGGCGTCATTTCTTCGTCATAACTGAAAAATTCCTAGACAATAGactgtttttcagttttctttaaacGAGGCAAAAATTCGCGAGCGAGAAAAACCAGACGAGCAGCAAGGCCCATTTTGCCTAATCAAAATGACAAACTCCGCACTCAGAGAGCAAATGTAAACGTATCATGCAAGCAAATTTCAATCATTTAAGCATGAAATTCAGACTAACAAAGTAGCACGACCGATAGCCCTGATCAGACAGTCCTTCTTACTTTTTTGCGCGCTTCCCCGGAAATAGAAAAGGGACGACTGATCGCAGGTTACCATGGCTACACGACCGAGTGTTAAGGGCGCTGTATGTGACCTGCCCCTGTGGGTCTCGGGTTCGAGATCCGTGCGCTCGAGCGTTCGGTGTCCAATTAAATACGAAAATTATACTTTGATTTCCAGAGAGAACTAggtcaaaaacgttttttttttctaaaagttGTGAGATTAGTAGCCATTATGTGATAAAGTAGAAAATGAGGGCACAACAATaagcgaaaaacaaaaattttgtgtGCGGACTGTGTTTGAGTCTCTTGAAAATCCACATTCTTGTTCAAGTTCATGTTCCACGAATTTTGATAATAAACTGTTTGACATAGCATCATCGCAAAGaatgttattattttatctttaaaaacaaagtgGCGGGAGTGTGTGCAGAAGCTCGCAGTGGAAAATAATTAAGgtgttttattgaaaaaatgggGAAACAGCTGAACCATCGGCTTGCCTTGCACCACTCCGTTTGAAAAACAAAGCTGCGGGgatcacattttttaatcaCTTGCTTTATCGGCGGTAGGTCGTATTATGATTTATTTCACAAACTCCCATTAAATTCTTCACCCTCATTGGGTATGTAAGAACTCTTTAATGACCTCGTCTTTACATCTGGTGAACGGCTCAACTTCCACTGGAGCTAATTTGGATGAAGTGTTTTGTCCAATGATCGCCAAGGTTAGGGTTCAAATCTTCGTCAAGTCTGAACTTTACATAATCTCTTCATCTGCTCAAGTTATTCACGAAAATGCGAGGAGTGCATTTGTCACTCACTTGCTTCATCCGAAGTTCACATTTGTCGAAAAACGTCGTTTATCTGACAAATTAAATAATGGTTTTTGTCTTATACTCTTCGTTTATTATGCTACTATTGGGTGAGATACACTTTTCTTGGTATGGAGAAGCGATAGAGAGGAGAGTTATTTCTCTCTGAATATGGTTAAGACGCATTCCAAGTTTTATAATTCATCTTCAATGATCGCTGTTTTTGTAACGCGTTTGTAAGGTGAGAAAATGACAATTCTACACCATGAATAATTGATTTAACGCACGGAAGACATATAGCAAAAATACTTGACCGACACACtttcgctataaaattttcggCAGCCCGAAGCGTTTTAACAACTTCCTTATCAATTAAGGTACCTTCCTGTTTTTAGTCTGACTCACGATCACCTTGCCGTTTTTGCACCAAGCGCGGGAAGCGCTGTATTGGTCGTAATCAGTATGATTCAATCAACTTTGATCGGAAGGAGGGCGAGAGAAACTGCATGGACGAGATATAAGGCGATAAGCaaggaaaaaagaattaattacCACCATTTGAGATGATAGAAAAGATATGGTGTGTCTAATAGCGTCATCACCtaatacaataaaaaaacagtttcttGAACGACCTCAATTAATGAGAAACAGTTCAGTTCATGGACTGTGCATTCTTGAGGCTTTTTCCCCTTACGTCCTGAAAATGGCAGAAAACAACGTGAGATTTACTACAAGCGATGCAAGTTCCTCAAACAACATGAATCGCGTGGTTTTACCAAGAATCGAGGAAGACGTGAACAGAAGAAAAAGCATGACTGCATCAGAAACGTTTTCTCTTGTAACAAGCGGCAGTAGTCCATTCAGCCCGGACATTGACAGCGACCTAGAGGAAATGGCGCTTCAAGGAGATCATGACGAAGGAATCGCTGAATACGATGAACAGCGTGAACAGCTTAATGGCGGAACAGAGGGGGATGAAAAAAAACGATTTATGAGTTGTGAAACAGAAATTCGCCAGAAAGCAAAAGCAGCGTTGACGAAAGAACTCAGAAGAGTACGCAGGCAAGCTGCCGCGAAAAAGAacgaaataagaaaaaagttcaaagTTGTGATAGATGATGCACGGTCGCAACTCATCGCATCCCGCATCGAAGCTGATAAAGCATCTATTGATAAACTGGAAGAGAAAGCAGAGATACAGCAGGCCAAGATATTGCAAGAACGCGCGCAGAGGATAAAAGAGGGAAAGAAAGAGTACGAGTACGATAGAAGTCGCGCGCATTCCACAGAACTAGGTTTGCTTCGAAAAATTCAAGCTGACTTGGATCGCGCACGCGCGAGGAGGAAGCAGAGTCTAGCGGCCGTGTTGAAGACTGTAAACGGAAAGGCTAAGGTAGCTAATTTGTTGCAGTATGAAGTGACAAGACTCGAGCGGGCTGAAGAAGTGCAAAAGATAATTGTCGAACTGTACGAGTTAGAATTAACACAAGCTGCTAAAAATCTGACCCGCTCGCTCAGGGCAAAGGAAGAGTTCGAAAATAGATTGCGCGCACAACTAAATGACGAACAGGTAAAAGCCAAGAAAAGAGCCATGTTGCTTGTTGAGGATGAGATCAAAAAAGTACGGAAGGAATACGAGGAGGAACAGAGGAGAAAAGAGCAAGAAAGGTTGGAgcaagaaaggctaaaaaaagaaCAGGAAGAAAAGGAGAGAAGGGAACGAGAAATGGCCAAGATAAAAAAGATGGCCAGGGATTTGGCGATGAGAAAGATGTTTAAGCAGTCCATGCTCAATACAAGCCTTTCCAGGCCGTTCAGTTTTTCATATTTTCCGACTTTGAAGAAATAGGCCTCCGAAATGAACAAAAGATTACTCATAAAAGCGTAAAAGGTTATGGATGCTAACTTACTGAGTAGTCAACTATGGGGCTTAGGAATAACATCAAAAAAGGCTGCCAATCaacaatatattattataacCCAAGGTGCTTCCCTGAAAATAGCTTTCAGATACCAGGTAGCACTAACACTTCTATGTAATAAACGTACAAGTCTAAAAATTTCTATAAAAACCCCAGCTCTGTGAAGAGATCAATTCAGTTACACCAAATTACAATCACAGTAGGGGTGGTACATTTTATTCTTCATATACTCGAAAATATTACTCTGAtggttaagttttttttatgctGCAAAAAGACCCCTTTCCTTGTCCGCAGTTGGGTGCTGGgaacaaagaaattatttttaaagaatcTGAATTATAAGAATAGCATAGATGACAACGTACACATATGTCGCTTTTTACATGTCAGTTTTACCCAAGATGGTACCGTATTATACCATGCGATAAGTGATGAGAAATTGAGAAAACAGCTAAAAAAGGTACAATAGAAAGCATttaaaattgcatttaaaatatcAATCTAAACCATGTACATTTAGTTGAATTAATAAAAAGTTACACCAGGTGGGAAATAATCGGTAATAAACAATGACAGCAATGTTGCTCTTTAACAGGGAGGCCAAACATGTGCCCGAAAATAGTTAATATTTTCTTCACTTACTACAAAGTTAAACAACTTATCTTTACCTGAATAAAGGATACGTGTTTTTTACATTTAATTCTCAATCTTATAATATTACGAGTACATCATGGTTAGCTATAATTTGTGTCTATTTATAAAATCAGTTGTCATTTGTTGTGTTAATGGTATGTCATCTATGACACGCAAGTAGTGTTAATAAATTAAGATGTCTGGAGATAAATGTGTGAAGACTATGTGGTTTTAACAAAAAAGCACTAATGTTGTATTTAAACTGCACAAACCAATTCATCAATTAATCATCTTGAAAAATTCTATCAGATTCTGAAGAAATTTGTAAcaaattttagtgtttttataAAAAAGTGTGCGTTAACAATGAAACCAATAAACTCTGAACGGCTTTGCAAGGTCAAATGCCTTGAGTGGGGAGCCTCAGAGGTGAAATTTATGAAGACAACCTAAAGTAATGCTATATTCCAATAAAGTGCAtggctgtaaaaaaataattaagaaatTCTTAACTTAGAAGGTGTTTCTGATGTCTCCCCACAGTGCATTGCACTAGTGTTTCTCACAAGATGGCAGAGTCTTCCTTCACTTATCGTGTTTAATGGTCTTTTTTAGTGACACGTAGAATTCAATGCAGCCGTTTGTTATGTCTCCATGCAACGCGCGTCTTTAGGGGGGAGCATTGTGTGATGACTGTAGTAAGAGACTGTAGTGTAAACTGTATAGTGTAAGTTCATATTACAGCCAAGACATTTTCACACCCCAATCAGTTTTATATATACCCCAGGGTAATGGGCCTTACCATTGTTTAAAAAGCTAAGAGTCTGTTGAGAATTGGTCAAGGCATGCAGTGCAGTAATAATACTGAAAAATGAGCAGCcttttacataattatagtaACCAACAGACAGAACAGAACAGGTCAAAGGACTGTTCATTACGTTCAGTCATTCTCCCCTTGACCTATTCCGTGGGTCTCAAGCTGCCATTATTTTTCTTACTTGAAGATGGTGTTTCTAGTTTGTGGCAACTATTTCAAGTACTACTATGTTAGTATGACACTGTTAAATaaagtcattcattcattctaaCCTAGCACAGTATGCTTAATTTGCCCTGAATGAAGGAAACATTAAAAGATGGCCCTTCCCTCTCTCCTGCCTAACTGCCTCACCACTGCCTCTAACAATAATATTCCTCCTAACACAATAAGGACACTAGGATACATACACCTGTATGCAAACTACTAGTCTTCTGTACAGGTCACATAATCTCACAGATAAAATAggcttttgagcttttctgtgtTATATCGTAAAGGCTAATATTTTAATCCGAAATTTTTAATCATCTTATGATTTTTTGGTAGCACTTTGATGTAACTTGCCACACGGAGCATGTAATTTGGAGGTTGCAGGTTATAAGTTGCAGGTCAGAATTCGACATAGAGTTAAATAACGTCCTTATTAAAATGGTTTACATGGCCCACATTGGGCTACCTCCCCTAAAACAAGACATTACAATGATGTTTTGGTGATGTCATATGTCTGGACAGGGTCTCGAAAAACTGGAAATATCAGATCTCAGTTCTTTAAATTAATTCTTTAGCCCTAGACTTTTTGAGGCGTGAAagaaggttttttaaaattatttgtatGGGAAATTACAGTAGATTTCACAGCCCTGTTTTGACTGGAGGTAAGTTTTGAATTCAATGACAGGCAGGTAGTTGAGAAATATATCTCGTGCACAGTCAGGATTCGAGatcatgtttttgctttgtcTTGCTGCTTCAGGAAAAATAACGAATCTGGTAAAAACCGGATTTTGAAATTTCTGGTGATTAATGACCTACCTCCCACTTGCCAGCTATCGATAGTGTGGATCCAACAGGGGTTTTACCGAATGTTACGCCAACTGGGCCTTTCTGTatctttttgcataattaaaaTGATAGCCctcgcaggcgtttttaggggagctcgtttttcatccctcccctaaaaacacctgcgtgggaggctaagtaTTAAACTGATATGGAACTTATTTTGTGTAATGCTCTCTTGAGGTATGTTCTTTCTATTTTGTCCTTTGGGAGTGTACTTTTTGGAAGTACTATTTAAGCGCGAAACTTCCGGTGTGACCTTGTGTCACATAACAAATTCTGACATGCAACCTGCAAATTTCACCCTCTGCTTGCCacaatgaaacaatttttttgttgcctTCTAAGTCACTGTCTATTCGATTTGGGGACTGAGAAGGTTGTATAGGTGgggagagtttttttttttttttgggggggggggtggtttttgagggaaaggGTACAACAAAAGAGAAGATCTGAGAAGACCTGAGATTTACAGCGGCTGGGATCTTTGAGAGGGGGATAAACTGCAGCCTGTgtcgcagacactctaaaccttctgtatagagcgtCTGCAAATTAGAGCACAATATTGCGTTTGAATCCCACGGAGTCGCAAGGACATAATGTAGGCGTTTTTATTGGCTAGTTTCTTACgcagtttgtgattagtccgatttgaaataaagtgttgacaggccaaacacgac
This window encodes:
- the LOC140935454 gene encoding uncharacterized protein; this encodes MSFPQNYALTDIFKLEIKEYSSRQWTPRQNSSKHDSFYLPSIDSAFGDSDSLSPTSNSPSQDNESPSVLSLEDFDYFRDKEKFSTEVKKEDVYILSSKDMQDIESRVDEKLREDFKKIWQDAKAKELRIKKKFSKIIAHARSTLIESRIHAEKEAINRLEERAENKQTEIMKKRFERNRKIVTEKDERESKDHNFGAGEKWVREHLEEMAALRKIQSDLDRAKARRRNGVASMSLNKKGKLRKLMQTEIRRLHRIDEINHLIKDLNELGLNEQAAALSLNLQSKQQADTSLRDKVREERGRARTEALKRKEEEVEKLRQERIFEMTILEKEGKVREEKERYQRMMAALARKAHNQELRRGYNQTLLTSRISRSHSFTYFPSPSRK
- the LOC140935299 gene encoding uncharacterized protein; the encoded protein is MAENNVRFTTSDASSSNNMNRVVLPRIEEDVNRRKSMTASETFSLVTSGSSPFSPDIDSDLEEMALQGDHDEGIAEYDEQREQLNGGTEGDEKKRFMSCETEIRQKAKAALTKELRRVRRQAAAKKNEIRKKFKVVIDDARSQLIASRIEADKASIDKLEEKAEIQQAKILQERAQRIKEGKKEYEYDRSRAHSTELGLLRKIQADLDRARARRKQSLAAVLKTVNGKAKVANLLQYEVTRLERAEEVQKIIVELYELELTQAAKNLTRSLRAKEEFENRLRAQLNDEQVKAKKRAMLLVEDEIKKVRKEYEEEQRRKEQERLEQERLKKEQEEKERREREMAKIKKMARDLAMRKMFKQSMLNTSLSRPFSFSYFPTLKK